The following coding sequences lie in one Phycicoccus duodecadis genomic window:
- the gcvT gene encoding glycine cleavage system aminomethyltransferase GcvT produces the protein MTDLRRSPLHDRHVALGAKMADFGGWSMPIEYPGGGVVAEHTAVRERVGLFDVSHLGKARVSGPGAADFVNACFTNDLRRIGPGRAQYTMCCTESGGVVDDLIQYLRADDDVFLIPNAANTAEVVRRLAAAAPEGVVVEDLHEGYGVLAVQGPRSDEVLRRLGLPTDHDYMSFVETTWDGLPVIVCRTGYTGERGYEIVPAWDVTASVWDALLEAVRAEGGLPAGLGARDTLRTEMGYPLHGNDLSLDITPVMAGAAWAVGWDKDTFWGKEALAAQRAAKDGRLMRGLVVTGRGIPRSHCEVRDASGAVVGEVTSGTFSPTRKQGIALALLDRSVTLGDEVVVDVRGRDVAATVTRPPFVEAGVRSS, from the coding sequence ATGACCGACCTCAGGCGCTCCCCGCTCCACGACCGCCACGTCGCCCTCGGCGCGAAGATGGCCGACTTCGGCGGGTGGTCGATGCCCATCGAGTACCCGGGTGGCGGCGTCGTCGCCGAGCACACGGCCGTGCGCGAGCGGGTCGGGCTCTTCGACGTCTCGCATCTCGGCAAGGCCCGCGTCAGCGGGCCGGGCGCCGCCGACTTCGTCAACGCCTGCTTCACCAACGACCTGCGCCGCATCGGCCCGGGGCGCGCCCAGTACACGATGTGCTGCACCGAGTCCGGCGGTGTGGTCGACGACCTCATCCAGTACCTGCGCGCCGACGACGACGTGTTCCTCATCCCCAACGCCGCCAACACCGCCGAGGTGGTGCGGAGGCTGGCCGCCGCCGCCCCCGAGGGGGTCGTCGTCGAGGACCTGCACGAGGGCTACGGCGTGCTGGCGGTGCAGGGGCCGCGCTCCGACGAGGTGCTGCGGCGCCTCGGTCTGCCGACCGACCACGACTACATGAGCTTCGTCGAGACCACCTGGGACGGGCTCCCGGTCATCGTCTGCCGCACCGGCTACACCGGCGAGCGCGGCTACGAGATCGTCCCCGCCTGGGACGTCACCGCCTCGGTGTGGGACGCCCTCCTCGAGGCCGTACGTGCCGAGGGTGGGCTGCCCGCTGGGCTGGGCGCCCGCGACACCCTGCGCACCGAGATGGGCTATCCCCTGCACGGCAACGACCTCTCGCTCGACATCACCCCGGTGATGGCCGGGGCCGCCTGGGCCGTGGGCTGGGACAAGGACACCTTCTGGGGCAAGGAGGCGCTGGCCGCCCAGCGCGCCGCCAAGGACGGCCGGCTGATGCGCGGGCTCGTCGTCACGGGGCGCGGCATCCCGCGCTCGCACTGCGAGGTGCGCGACGCCTCCGGGGCGGTCGTCGGCGAGGTCACCTCCGGCACCTTCTCGCCGACCCGCAAGCAGGGCATCGCCCTGGCGCTGCTCGACCGCTCGGTCACGCTCGGCGACGAGGTCGTCGTCGACGTCCGTGGCCGCGACGTCGCGGCCACCGTCACCAGGCCTCCGTTCGTCGAGGCGGGGGTGCGGTCGTCGTGA
- a CDS encoding DUF3043 domain-containing protein gives MFGRSRTDEQTTAQTVAEREGAKNRPTPKRRDQEAARKRPLVIADRKEARKVDREERRAKLAQTRKAMETGDEKFLPARDKGPARRFIRDYVDARRNLAEFLLPIMLVVLALSLVRQQTIFTLSVLLTWGSVLAVAADTFMMWRGAKKGIIAKFGADEVPRGGWSYAALRAFQMRRQRMPKPQVARGQYPS, from the coding sequence GTGTTCGGACGCAGCAGGACCGATGAGCAGACCACCGCGCAGACCGTGGCGGAGCGCGAGGGCGCCAAGAACCGGCCCACGCCCAAGCGGCGCGACCAGGAGGCGGCCCGCAAGCGCCCCCTGGTCATCGCGGACCGCAAGGAGGCGCGCAAGGTCGACCGCGAGGAGCGCCGCGCCAAGCTCGCCCAGACGCGCAAGGCCATGGAGACGGGCGACGAGAAGTTCCTGCCGGCCCGCGACAAGGGCCCGGCCCGCCGCTTCATCCGCGACTACGTCGACGCGCGCCGCAACCTCGCCGAGTTCCTGCTGCCGATCATGCTGGTGGTGCTGGCTCTCAGCCTGGTGCGGCAGCAGACGATCTTCACCCTCAGCGTCCTGCTGACCTGGGGCTCGGTGCTGGCCGTCGCGGCCGACACCTTCATGATGTGGCGCGGCGCGAAGAAGGGCATCATCGCGAAGTTCGGCGCCGACGAGGTGCCCCGCGGCGGCTGGAGCTACGCCGCCCTGCGGGCCTTCCAGATGCGCCGGCAGCGGATGCCGAAGCCGCAGGTCGCGCGGGGCCAGTACCCGTCCTGA
- a CDS encoding peptidase E → MSADGPTILATSGGYRGGTRTRFEYDALVHHAVELSGVHGRRPRMTFVGTASGDPRWFSHEAAEAGRVAGFDVTVLDLFPMPNLDDVPGHLLEQDVVWVNGGSVANLLAVWAVHDLGPALRAAWEAGVVLSGVSAGSICWYLGGTTDSFGPELRAVTNGLAFLPYGNGVHYDSEARRRPLVHRLVADGTLPVTHCTDDGVGLVYRGTELVGAVTERDGAAAAYVVTADGRGGAVEERVEPRRLPTP, encoded by the coding sequence ATGAGCGCCGACGGCCCGACCATCCTCGCCACCTCGGGCGGCTACCGCGGGGGCACCCGCACCCGGTTCGAGTACGACGCGCTGGTGCACCACGCGGTCGAGCTGTCGGGGGTACACGGTCGCCGACCGCGGATGACCTTCGTGGGGACCGCCTCCGGCGACCCGCGCTGGTTCTCCCACGAGGCCGCCGAGGCCGGGCGCGTGGCGGGCTTCGACGTGACCGTGCTCGACCTGTTCCCGATGCCGAACCTCGACGACGTGCCCGGCCACCTGCTCGAGCAGGACGTGGTGTGGGTCAACGGCGGCTCGGTGGCGAACCTGCTGGCGGTCTGGGCGGTCCACGACCTCGGCCCCGCTCTGCGCGCAGCCTGGGAGGCCGGGGTCGTCCTCTCGGGCGTCTCGGCCGGGTCCATCTGCTGGTACCTGGGCGGCACCACCGACTCCTTCGGCCCCGAGCTGCGAGCCGTCACCAACGGGCTCGCCTTCCTCCCGTACGGCAACGGCGTCCACTACGACTCCGAGGCTCGGCGCCGCCCGCTCGTGCACCGGCTCGTCGCCGACGGCACCCTGCCCGTCACGCACTGCACCGACGACGGGGTCGGGCTGGTCTACCGCGGCACCGAGCTGGTCGGGGCCGTCACCGAGCGCGACGGCGCGGCGGCCGCGTACGTGGTCACGGCCGACGGCCGAGGGGGCGCGGTCGAGGAGCGCGTCGAGCCGCGGCGCCTCCCCACGCCCTGA
- a CDS encoding TIGR01777 family oxidoreductase, protein MSRIAVTGSSGLIGTALVAALQQRGDEVVRLVRRAPSRPDEVQWDPSSRHLDPQVLGAVDGVVHLAGAGVGDHRWTPSYKHEILASRTDSTTAVARAVAEVGHPVRLVSGSAVGFYGDRGDEELTERSPPGTGFLADVVLAWEAAAQPAVDAGASVAFARTGIVLAPEGGAAAPMLKLGRLGLGGPLGSGKQFSPWITLVDEVGALLHLLDHPEVTGPVNLVGPAPVRQREIAAAIGRAVHRPALLPAPSFAMKAVLGEFAGDVLASQRVVGDALVAGGFHHTHGDLESAVAWLVA, encoded by the coding sequence GTGTCCCGCATCGCCGTCACCGGCTCGTCCGGCCTCATCGGCACCGCGCTCGTCGCCGCGCTCCAGCAGCGCGGCGACGAGGTCGTGCGGCTCGTCCGACGGGCGCCGTCCCGCCCCGACGAGGTGCAGTGGGACCCGTCGTCACGCCACCTCGACCCGCAGGTGCTGGGCGCGGTCGACGGGGTGGTGCACCTCGCGGGAGCCGGCGTGGGCGACCACCGCTGGACCCCCTCGTACAAGCACGAGATCCTCGCCTCGCGCACCGACAGCACGACCGCGGTGGCGCGGGCCGTCGCCGAGGTCGGGCACCCGGTGCGCCTGGTCTCGGGGTCGGCCGTGGGCTTCTACGGCGACCGGGGCGACGAGGAGCTGACCGAGCGGAGCCCGCCCGGCACCGGGTTCCTGGCCGACGTCGTGCTGGCCTGGGAAGCCGCTGCCCAGCCGGCCGTCGATGCCGGCGCCTCGGTGGCCTTCGCCCGCACCGGCATCGTGCTCGCCCCCGAGGGCGGAGCCGCCGCGCCGATGCTGAAGCTGGGGCGGCTCGGTCTCGGCGGCCCCCTCGGCTCCGGGAAGCAGTTCTCGCCGTGGATCACGCTGGTCGACGAGGTGGGCGCCCTGCTGCACCTGCTCGACCACCCCGAGGTCACCGGCCCCGTCAACCTCGTCGGTCCCGCGCCGGTGCGCCAGCGCGAGATCGCCGCGGCCATCGGCCGGGCCGTGCACCGCCCAGCGCTCCTCCCGGCCCCGTCGTTCGCGATGAAGGCCGTGCTGGGCGAGTTCGCGGGCGACGTCCTGGCCAGCCAGCGGGTGGTGGGCGACGCCCTCGTGGCCGGCGGCTTCCACCACACCCACGGCGACCTCGAGTCGGCCGTCGCCTGGCTGGTCGCCTGA
- a CDS encoding DUF5302 domain-containing protein → MSSKGKPRPAVEDDVKARFRAALDAKQARSRGEAGDQSEHGRIEHAHGPETSARQQMFRRKSG, encoded by the coding sequence ATGTCATCCAAGGGGAAGCCCCGACCGGCCGTGGAGGACGACGTCAAGGCCCGTTTCCGCGCGGCGCTGGACGCCAAGCAGGCGCGCTCACGGGGCGAGGCCGGTGACCAGTCCGAGCACGGCAGGATCGAGCACGCCCACGGGCCCGAGACCAGCGCCCGCCAGCAGATGTTCCGCCGCAAGAGCGGCTGA
- the sucB gene encoding 2-oxoglutarate dehydrogenase, E2 component, dihydrolipoamide succinyltransferase: MSERVQMPALGESVTEGTVTRWLKSVGDEVAVDEPLLEVSTDKVDTEIPSPVAGTLQEILVQEDDTVPVGADLAVIGDGAAPADSGSGDDQAAAPTASEGPGDGPADQVEDPADAGAVADAGDEGGQDPAEPQASTDQPAPDAPAAEAPAQEAPAAQPSSGGGDGTTVTMPALGESVTEGTVTRWLKAEGDEVAVDEPLLEVSTDKVDTEIPSPVAGTLTRILVQEDDTVPVGADLAVVGGSSGGSAPAQQEAAPAEETAPEPEPEPEPERAPEPAPEPQQPAAQEKAPEPQKAPEPAPAQEAAPQQTPDAAAAQADGAPAPSGSTAPPAPASSDDASAYVTPLVRKLAADHGIDLATLQGSGIGGRIRKQDVLAAAEAAKPAAEEPAPEAAPAAAPASAAAAPADSGKRGTTQPMSRLRKMIARRMVESLQTSAQLTTVVEVDVTRIARLRDRAKADFAAREGTKLSFLPFFTLAAVEALKTHPTVNASIEGDDVTYHGTENVGVAVDTEKGLIVPVIKSAGDLNIAGLARGIADLADRTRSNRITPDDLSGGTFTITNTGSRGALFDTPIINQPQVAILGTGAVVKRPIVVVTDDGGETIAIRSMVYLALSYDHRIVDGADAARFLSTMKQRLEEGAFEADLGL; the protein is encoded by the coding sequence ATGTCCGAACGTGTACAGATGCCCGCACTCGGCGAGTCCGTCACCGAGGGGACCGTGACGCGGTGGCTCAAGAGTGTCGGTGACGAGGTGGCGGTCGACGAGCCGCTGCTCGAGGTCTCGACCGACAAGGTCGACACCGAGATCCCCTCCCCGGTGGCCGGGACGCTCCAGGAGATCCTCGTCCAGGAGGACGACACCGTGCCCGTGGGCGCCGACCTCGCCGTCATCGGCGACGGCGCCGCGCCGGCCGACAGCGGTTCGGGCGATGACCAGGCCGCGGCCCCCACCGCGTCCGAGGGCCCGGGCGACGGCCCCGCCGACCAGGTCGAGGACCCCGCCGACGCCGGTGCGGTCGCCGACGCGGGCGACGAGGGCGGCCAGGATCCGGCCGAGCCGCAGGCCTCCACCGACCAGCCCGCGCCGGATGCCCCCGCCGCGGAGGCTCCCGCCCAGGAGGCCCCGGCCGCGCAGCCGTCCTCCGGTGGCGGCGACGGCACGACCGTCACGATGCCCGCGCTCGGCGAGTCCGTCACCGAGGGCACCGTCACCCGGTGGCTCAAGGCCGAGGGCGACGAGGTCGCGGTCGACGAGCCGCTGCTCGAGGTCTCGACCGACAAGGTCGACACCGAGATCCCCTCCCCCGTGGCCGGCACGCTGACCAGGATCCTCGTCCAGGAGGACGACACCGTCCCCGTGGGCGCCGACCTCGCCGTCGTGGGTGGCAGCAGTGGCGGCAGCGCCCCCGCGCAGCAGGAGGCCGCCCCCGCCGAGGAGACGGCCCCCGAGCCGGAGCCCGAGCCCGAGCCCGAGAGGGCTCCCGAGCCTGCGCCCGAGCCGCAGCAGCCCGCCGCCCAGGAGAAGGCCCCCGAGCCCCAGAAGGCGCCCGAGCCCGCTCCGGCGCAGGAGGCCGCACCGCAGCAGACGCCCGACGCGGCGGCGGCCCAGGCCGACGGCGCGCCCGCACCGTCCGGCTCGACCGCTCCCCCGGCTCCGGCCTCGAGCGACGACGCCTCGGCGTACGTCACCCCGCTCGTGCGCAAGCTGGCCGCCGACCACGGCATCGACCTGGCCACCCTCCAGGGCAGCGGCATCGGTGGGCGCATCCGCAAGCAGGACGTCCTGGCCGCCGCCGAGGCGGCGAAGCCCGCGGCCGAGGAGCCCGCCCCGGAGGCGGCCCCCGCCGCCGCGCCCGCGTCGGCCGCCGCCGCGCCGGCCGACTCCGGCAAGCGCGGCACGACCCAGCCGATGAGCCGCCTGCGCAAGATGATCGCGCGCCGGATGGTCGAGTCGCTGCAGACCTCGGCCCAGCTGACCACGGTCGTCGAGGTCGACGTCACCCGCATCGCACGGCTGCGCGACCGGGCCAAGGCCGACTTCGCCGCGCGCGAGGGCACCAAGCTCAGCTTCCTGCCCTTCTTCACCCTGGCCGCGGTCGAGGCGCTCAAGACGCACCCGACCGTCAACGCCAGCATCGAGGGCGACGACGTGACCTACCACGGCACCGAGAACGTCGGCGTCGCGGTCGACACCGAGAAGGGGCTCATCGTCCCGGTCATCAAGAGCGCCGGCGACCTCAACATCGCCGGGCTGGCGCGCGGCATCGCCGACCTGGCGGACCGCACCCGCAGCAACAGGATCACCCCGGACGACCTCTCGGGTGGGACCTTCACCATCACCAACACCGGCTCGCGGGGTGCGCTGTTCGACACCCCGATCATCAACCAGCCGCAGGTGGCCATCCTCGGCACCGGGGCGGTCGTCAAGCGCCCGATCGTGGTCGTCACCGACGACGGCGGCGAGACCATCGCGATCCGCTCGATGGTCTACCTCGCGCTCTCGTACGACCACCGGATCGTCGACGGCGCCGACGCCGCCCGCTTCCTCTCGACGATGAAGCAGCGACTCGAGGAAGGCGCGTTCGAGGCCGACCTCGGTCTCTGA
- the lpdA gene encoding dihydrolipoyl dehydrogenase, with product MPATAETTHDLVVLGGGSGGYACALRAAELGLSVALVEKDLLGGTCLHRGCIPTKALLHAAEVADAAREASRFGVRASLEGVDMAGVTTYREGVVGRLHRGLQGLVKARKVEYVEGEGRLDGPHTVVVGDRRLVGRHVVLATGSYARTLPGLELGERVVTSDGALALTEVPGRVVVLGGGVIGVEFASVMRSFGAEVTVVEALPRLVASEDPASSAALERAFRKRGITVRTDTRFASATTSADGVTVSLEGGETLEADLLLVAVGRGPVTDGLGYVEAGVRLERGFVVTDERCATGVEGLWAVGDIVPGLQLAHRGFAQGILVAEQIAGLSPAPLVESQIPRVTYCEPEVASVGLTEEQARAEHGDRVQTYEYTLGGNGKSQILGTQGFVKLVRVTDGPVVGVHMVGSRMGEQIGEAQLIVAWDAFPEDVAALVHAHPTQNEALGEAHLALAGKPLHAHN from the coding sequence ATGCCGGCCACCGCCGAGACCACCCACGACCTCGTCGTCCTCGGGGGAGGCAGTGGGGGCTACGCGTGTGCCCTGCGCGCCGCCGAGCTCGGCCTGTCCGTCGCGCTCGTCGAGAAGGACCTCCTCGGGGGGACCTGTCTGCACCGGGGCTGCATCCCCACCAAGGCGCTGCTGCACGCGGCCGAGGTCGCCGACGCGGCCCGGGAGGCCTCGCGCTTCGGTGTGCGGGCCAGCCTCGAGGGCGTCGACATGGCGGGGGTCACGACCTACCGCGAGGGGGTCGTGGGGCGCCTGCACCGCGGGCTCCAGGGGCTGGTCAAGGCCCGCAAGGTCGAGTACGTCGAGGGCGAGGGGCGCCTCGACGGCCCGCACACCGTGGTCGTCGGCGACCGGCGGCTGGTGGGGCGCCACGTCGTGCTGGCCACCGGCTCGTACGCCCGCACCCTGCCCGGCCTCGAGCTGGGCGAGCGGGTCGTCACGAGTGACGGCGCGCTGGCGCTCACCGAGGTGCCGGGGCGCGTGGTCGTCCTCGGCGGTGGGGTCATCGGCGTCGAGTTCGCCTCGGTGATGCGCTCGTTCGGCGCCGAGGTCACCGTCGTCGAGGCCCTGCCGCGGCTCGTGGCGTCCGAGGACCCCGCGAGCAGCGCGGCCCTCGAGCGGGCCTTCCGCAAGCGCGGCATCACCGTGCGCACCGACACCCGCTTCGCCTCCGCCACGACGTCCGCCGACGGCGTGACCGTGTCGCTCGAGGGCGGCGAGACCCTCGAGGCCGACCTGCTGCTCGTGGCCGTCGGCCGCGGGCCGGTCACCGACGGGCTGGGCTACGTGGAGGCCGGCGTACGGCTCGAGCGCGGCTTCGTGGTCACCGACGAGCGCTGCGCCACCGGGGTGGAGGGTCTCTGGGCGGTGGGCGACATCGTGCCCGGGCTGCAGCTGGCGCACCGCGGCTTCGCGCAGGGCATCCTGGTCGCGGAGCAGATCGCCGGGCTCTCCCCCGCGCCCCTGGTCGAGTCCCAGATCCCGCGGGTCACCTACTGCGAGCCCGAGGTCGCCTCGGTCGGGCTCACCGAGGAGCAGGCCCGCGCCGAGCACGGCGACAGGGTGCAGACCTACGAGTACACCCTCGGCGGCAACGGCAAGTCGCAGATCCTCGGCACGCAGGGCTTCGTCAAGCTGGTCCGCGTGACCGACGGCCCGGTCGTCGGGGTGCACATGGTCGGTTCCCGGATGGGCGAGCAGATCGGCGAGGCGCAGCTGATCGTCGCCTGGGACGCCTTCCCCGAGGACGTGGCCGCCCTGGTGCACGCCCACCCGACCCAGAACGAGGCCCTCGGCGAAGCCCACCTGGCGCTCGCCGGCAAGCCCCTCCACGCACACAACTAG
- a CDS encoding leucyl aminopeptidase, with the protein MTSLTVTTKTPADLPVDALVVGSVRTDDGPDLAAGHGLPRQAVVHLQAVLADLEATARTGDVHRVVAVPGVKATSVVVTGLGAGSARSTAFDPVALRDAAGAALRSVRTKRAVAVALPTPDVDSLGAVSDGAFAGVYQYDKATSLGTPRAGKASAPVAGPTITVFSGAGQGKEARDVVARSATLGAARDWARDLVNTPPNVLFPQSFADAVKKKVSESPGRVTVTVLDEKALAKGGFGGIVGVGQGSVNPPRIVTMRYAPSGAKASVALVGKGITFDSGGLNLKPSTGMVTMKSDMAGAAAVAATVLAAAELGLPVGVTGYLCLAENLPSGTAQRPSDVVVMRNGTSVEILDTDAEGRMVLGDGICLASEKKPDWIVDIATLTGAQMVALGADIAGVMGNDDAFRTSVVAAADAAGEGAWAMPLPAAMRAKLDTPTADIAHKGDRDGGMLTAAIFLQEFVGEGIPWAHLDIAGPSFNTKGATGATPKGGTGFGVSTLLGLVERHARG; encoded by the coding sequence ATGACTTCACTGACCGTGACGACCAAGACCCCCGCGGACCTGCCCGTCGACGCCCTCGTCGTCGGCTCCGTCCGCACCGACGACGGCCCGGACCTCGCTGCCGGGCACGGGCTCCCCCGCCAGGCCGTCGTGCACCTGCAGGCCGTGCTGGCCGACCTCGAGGCCACCGCCAGGACCGGCGACGTGCACCGGGTCGTGGCGGTCCCCGGGGTCAAGGCGACCTCCGTCGTCGTCACCGGGCTGGGGGCCGGCAGCGCGCGCAGCACCGCCTTCGACCCCGTCGCCCTGCGCGACGCCGCCGGCGCGGCGCTGCGCTCGGTGCGCACCAAGCGCGCCGTGGCCGTGGCTCTGCCGACCCCCGACGTCGACAGCCTCGGCGCGGTCAGCGACGGCGCGTTCGCCGGCGTGTACCAGTACGACAAGGCCACCTCGCTGGGCACCCCGCGGGCCGGCAAGGCCTCGGCCCCGGTCGCCGGACCCACCATCACCGTCTTCTCCGGCGCCGGCCAGGGCAAGGAGGCCCGCGACGTCGTGGCGCGCTCGGCGACTCTCGGCGCCGCCCGCGACTGGGCCCGGGACCTGGTCAACACCCCGCCGAACGTGCTCTTCCCGCAGTCCTTCGCGGACGCGGTGAAGAAGAAGGTCTCCGAGTCCCCCGGGCGCGTCACCGTGACGGTGCTGGACGAGAAGGCCCTCGCCAAGGGCGGCTTCGGCGGCATCGTCGGCGTCGGCCAGGGCTCGGTCAACCCGCCGCGCATCGTCACCATGCGCTACGCGCCCTCCGGTGCCAAGGCCTCGGTCGCCCTGGTCGGCAAGGGCATCACCTTCGACTCCGGCGGCCTCAACCTCAAGCCGTCGACCGGCATGGTCACCATGAAGTCCGACATGGCCGGTGCCGCCGCGGTGGCGGCCACCGTGCTGGCCGCGGCCGAGCTCGGGCTGCCGGTGGGCGTCACCGGCTACCTCTGCCTGGCCGAGAACCTGCCCAGCGGTACCGCCCAGCGCCCCAGCGACGTCGTCGTGATGCGCAACGGCACCAGCGTCGAGATCCTCGACACCGACGCCGAGGGCCGGATGGTGCTCGGCGACGGCATCTGCCTGGCCAGCGAGAAGAAGCCCGACTGGATCGTCGACATCGCCACCCTGACCGGCGCCCAGATGGTGGCGCTCGGCGCCGACATCGCCGGTGTGATGGGCAACGACGACGCGTTCCGCACGTCGGTCGTGGCGGCCGCCGACGCCGCGGGCGAGGGCGCCTGGGCCATGCCGCTGCCGGCCGCGATGCGCGCCAAGCTCGACACCCCCACCGCCGACATCGCCCACAAGGGCGACCGCGACGGGGGCATGCTGACGGCCGCGATCTTTCTGCAGGAGTTCGTCGGCGAGGGCATCCCGTGGGCGCACCTCGACATCGCCGGGCCGTCGTTCAACACCAAGGGCGCGACCGGGGCGACGCCCAAGGGCGGCACCGGCTTCGGGGTCTCCACCCTGCTGGGCCTGGTCGAGCGGCACGCGCGGGGCTGA
- a CDS encoding protein kinase domain-containing protein — MEPTTARPPLVPGFELGAVLGRGGTAEVWEALRERDGRRVAVKVTSADPEAVEAAAREASVTGRVAADHLLAVEACVALPDGRAALVLPLMRGGSLASLVAARGHLSPGEVVTVLAPVAAAMGRLHAAGVVHGDVSPGNVLLDLDGRPVLADLGLGHVLGEAPTAVWGTEGHLAPEVVLGASPDAAADVYALGALGWLCLSGAVPGPPGLRPALAEVSRAGAAAAGLVALVEAAVSAHPQNRPGADELAVALFDAAPAVPLQLVEGDAVEAVTYRLRAAAAEVADDAGREPRGPSVLIRWAQGARGVGRGVATGVVALALAAGVAGWAAWATDAPGDQGVAAGGAGRRSVAPTTAVSRPVRTAASPAPTARTTPVVRPSPDRSPGRAGAATTVVDVRLDPTAPRRRAAELLTTLARSRAEAWRGADTGRLVDAEAPTGPLYARDAAGVTQLARAGLRYEGLQYEVSGVRTVRVRGDLAVVTARIATSAYEVVGEGPSVPRAATAGRPVVVELVRTDGGWRIRDLMAG; from the coding sequence ATGGAGCCCACCACCGCGCGCCCGCCCCTCGTCCCGGGGTTCGAGCTGGGCGCGGTCCTGGGGCGCGGGGGCACCGCCGAGGTGTGGGAGGCGCTGCGCGAGCGCGACGGCCGGCGGGTGGCCGTCAAGGTGACCTCGGCCGACCCCGAGGCGGTCGAGGCGGCGGCGCGCGAGGCGTCGGTCACCGGCCGGGTGGCCGCCGACCACCTGCTGGCGGTCGAGGCGTGCGTGGCGCTGCCCGACGGGCGGGCGGCGCTGGTGCTGCCGCTGATGCGCGGGGGCAGCCTGGCGTCGCTGGTCGCCGCCCGCGGGCACCTGTCGCCGGGCGAGGTCGTCACGGTGCTGGCACCGGTGGCGGCGGCGATGGGCCGGCTGCACGCGGCCGGGGTGGTGCACGGCGACGTGTCGCCCGGCAACGTCCTGCTCGACCTCGACGGCCGGCCGGTGCTCGCCGACCTCGGGCTGGGCCACGTGCTCGGGGAGGCGCCGACGGCGGTCTGGGGCACCGAGGGCCACCTGGCCCCCGAGGTCGTGCTGGGGGCGAGCCCGGATGCCGCCGCCGACGTCTACGCCCTGGGGGCCCTCGGCTGGCTGTGCCTCAGCGGGGCGGTACCCGGGCCGCCGGGCCTGCGGCCGGCGCTGGCCGAGGTGAGTCGCGCCGGCGCGGCCGCCGCGGGGCTGGTCGCCCTGGTCGAGGCGGCGGTCAGCGCCCACCCGCAGAACCGGCCGGGCGCGGACGAGCTGGCCGTGGCGCTGTTCGACGCGGCGCCCGCGGTCCCGCTCCAGCTGGTCGAGGGGGATGCCGTCGAGGCCGTCACCTACCGGTTGCGGGCCGCCGCGGCGGAGGTCGCCGACGACGCCGGGCGGGAGCCGCGCGGGCCGTCCGTCCTCATCCGGTGGGCCCAGGGCGCCCGCGGGGTGGGGCGCGGGGTGGCCACCGGAGTCGTCGCACTCGCCCTGGCGGCCGGGGTGGCCGGCTGGGCGGCCTGGGCCACCGACGCGCCCGGCGATCAGGGCGTCGCCGCCGGCGGGGCCGGCCGTCGGTCGGTGGCGCCGACCACGGCGGTGTCCCGACCGGTGCGGACCGCCGCGTCGCCGGCTCCCACCGCGCGCACGACGCCGGTGGTCCGGCCCTCCCCGGATCGTTCGCCGGGCCGCGCAGGGGCGGCCACCACCGTGGTCGACGTCCGGCTCGACCCCACCGCGCCGCGCCGCCGCGCCGCCGAGCTGCTCACGACCCTGGCCCGGTCGCGCGCCGAGGCGTGGCGTGGCGCCGACACCGGGCGGCTCGTCGACGCCGAGGCTCCGACCGGGCCGCTCTACGCCCGCGACGCCGCCGGCGTCACGCAGCTGGCGCGGGCCGGGCTGCGCTACGAGGGCCTGCAGTACGAGGTCTCCGGGGTACGCACGGTCCGCGTCCGGGGCGATCTCGCGGTCGTCACCGCCCGCATCGCCACCAGCGCCTACGAGGTCGTCGGCGAGGGCCCGTCGGTGCCCCGGGCGGCCACCGCCGGCCGGCCGGTCGTGGTCGAGCTCGTGCGCACCGACGGCGGCTGGCGCATCCGCGACCTGATGGCCGGGTGA